In Caloenas nicobarica isolate bCalNic1 chromosome 5, bCalNic1.hap1, whole genome shotgun sequence, a single genomic region encodes these proteins:
- the NUMB gene encoding protein numb homolog isoform X1: protein MNKLRQSFRRKKDVYVPEASRPHQWQTDEEGVRTGKCSFPVKYLGHVEVDESRGMHICEDAVKRLKSSGKKAVKAVLWVSADGLRVVDEKTKDLIVDQTIEKVSFCAPDRNFDRAFSYICRDGTTRRWICHCFMAVKDTGERLSHAVGCAFAACLERKQKREKECGVTATFDASRTTFTREGSFRVTTATEQAEREEIMRQMPDAKAVETEAKTVAPGAAPNNTAPSSGSPTSPTAEAAASLDKEMSNPHAIPRRHAPIEQLARQGSFRGFPALSQKMSPFKRQLSLRINELPSTVQRKTDFPMKNSVPEVEGETDSISALCSQITSAFSTPSEDPFSSAPMTKPVTVVAPQSPAFQVNGTASAFCVLAAKPSQAAVMSTALPVRETNPWAHAPAAHTGAAAVVAGTEWSSTSSGAASPSPFQGNHRRTPSEADRWLEEVSKTVRAQQQPAPAPQPLLQPPPAASQSAPAFPVSTFIAPQPVPVGVVPPMQPPFIPAQPYAVANGMTYAAPSVPVVGITPSQMVANVFGTASHAPAAHPHQSPSLVKQQTLPQYESNSATASPFFHPPAQHNGSAAFNGVEGGKWAAEDKHSQPPAAAPQVDPFEAQWAALESKTKQRTNPSPTNPFSSDLQKTFEIEL, encoded by the exons ATGAACAAATTACGGCAAAGCTTTAGGAGAAAGAAAGATGTCTATGTCCCAGAGGCCAGCAGGCCTCATCAGTGGCAGACTGACGAAGAAGGCGTTCGTACTGGCAAGTGCAGCTTTCCTGTTAAG TACCTGGGACATGTCGAGGTGGACGAATCCAGAGGAATGCACATCTGTGAGGACGCTGTGAAGAGACTGAAATCT tcTGGGAAGAAAGCCGTCAAAGCAGTCCTGTGGGTTTCGGCGGATGGACTCAGAGTCGTAGATGAGAAAACAAAG GATCTTATAGTTGATCAGACAATAGAGAAAGTTTCTTTCTGCGCACCTGACAGGAACTTTGATCGGGCATTCTCATACATCTGTCGAGATGGCACAACGAGACGCTGGATATGCCACTGCTTTATGGCTGTAAAGGACACG GGGGAAAGGTTGAGTCATGCCGTGGGCTGTGCATTTGCAGCTTGCCTGGAGCGAAAGCAGAAGCGAGAGAAGGAGTGTGGAGTGACGGCCACCTTTGATGCCAGCAGAACCACATTCACTAGAGAGGGGTCATTCAGGGTCACTACAGCTACTGAACAAGCGGAGAGAGAGGAAATTATGAGACAGATGCCGGATGCTAAAG CAGTTGAAACAGAAGCGAAAACAGTAGCGCCAGGTGCGGCACCAAACAATACTGCCCCCTCTTCTGGCTCACCAACCTCTCCTActgctgaagctgctgcctctctggATAAAGAAATGAGCAATCCCCATGCTATTCCCCGGAGGCATGCCCCTATAGAACAGCTTGCCAGGCAAGGGTCTTTCAGGGGCTTCCCTGCCCTTAGCCAAAAGATGTCTCCTTTTAAACGCCAGTTGTCTTTGCGAATAAATGAGCTGCCTTCAACAGTGCAAAGGAAGACTGATTTCCCCATGAAAAACTCAG TCCctgaggtggaaggggaaaCAGACAGCATTAGTGCCCTGTGCTCTCAGATCACCAGTGCTTTCAGCACACCATCAGAAGATCCCTTCTCTTCGGCCCCCATGACAAAACCAGTGACAGTAGTCGCACCACAGTCTCCTGCCTTTCAAG TTAATGGTACTGCCTCTGCCTTCTGTGTGCTTGCTGCTAAACCATCCCAAGCTGCTGTAATGTCCACAGCTCTGCCAGTTCGGGAAACCAATCCTTGGGCTcatgctcctgctgctcatactggagctgcagctgtggtCGCTG GCACTGAATGGAGCAGCACCTCCTCAGGCGCAGCCTCACCAAGTCCTTTCCAAGGAAACCACAGACGTACTCCCTCGGAGGCAGACCGCTGGTTGGAAGAGGTCTCAAAGACTGtcagagcccagcagcagccagccccagccccacagccactcctccagcctcctccagccGCTTCCCAGTCAGCACCAGCCTTCCCAGTCAGCACCTTCATTGCTCCTCAGCCTGTGCCGGTGGGTGTGGTGCCGCCCATGCAGCCACCGTTTATTCCAGCGCAGCCCTACGCCGTAGCAAACGGGATGACCTATGCGGCCCCAAGCGTACCTGTGGTGGGAATCACACCTTCCCAGATGGTGGCCAACGTCTTTGGCACGGCGAGCCACGCTCCCGCAGCCCATCCGCACCAGTCACCCAGTCTTGTCAAACAGCAGACGCTCCCTCAGTACGAAAGCAACAGCGCTACCGCCAGCCCTTTCTTCCACCCGCCTGCGCAGCACAACGGCTCCGCGGCTTTCAACGGCGTTGAGGGTGGGAAATGGGCTGCAGAGGACAAGCATTCGCAGCCCCCTGCCGCTGCGCCGCAGGTAGACCCCTTCGAAGCACAGTGGGCGGCACTGGAGAGCAAGACAAAGCAGCGCACCAACCCCTCGCCAACTAACCCCTTCTCCAGTGATTTACAGAAGACATTTGAGATTGAACTCTAA
- the NUMB gene encoding protein numb homolog isoform X2 yields MLELYGVNLGSGLSQRHSLSHLEFSTSSPFLATPRLPPKCSGLGRQQEQRYAGRQLPPAAGQRVPQLAPGPEKRPLRRLFRILQERKFFKGFFGKSGKKAVKAVLWVSADGLRVVDEKTKDLIVDQTIEKVSFCAPDRNFDRAFSYICRDGTTRRWICHCFMAVKDTGERLSHAVGCAFAACLERKQKREKECGVTATFDASRTTFTREGSFRVTTATEQAEREEIMRQMPDAKAVETEAKTVAPGAAPNNTAPSSGSPTSPTAEAAASLDKEMSNPHAIPRRHAPIEQLARQGSFRGFPALSQKMSPFKRQLSLRINELPSTVQRKTDFPMKNSVPEVEGETDSISALCSQITSAFSTPSEDPFSSAPMTKPVTVVAPQSPAFQGTEWSSTSSGAASPSPFQGNHRRTPSEADRWLEEVSKTVRAQQQPAPAPQPLLQPPPAASQSAPAFPVSTFIAPQPVPVGVVPPMQPPFIPAQPYAVANGMTYAAPSVPVVGITPSQMVANVFGTASHAPAAHPHQSPSLVKQQTLPQYESNSATASPFFHPPAQHNGSAAFNGVEGGKWAAEDKHSQPPAAAPQVDPFEAQWAALESKTKQRTNPSPTNPFSSDLQKTFEIEL; encoded by the exons ATGTTGGAATTGTACGGTGTTAATCTGGGGTCGGGGCTGTCGCAGAGACACTCTCTGTCTCATCTGGAATTCTCCACCTCCTCCCCGTTCCTTGCCACGCCACGGCTGCCTCCCAAGTGCAGCGGTTtgggaaggcagcaggagcagcgaTACGCTGGGCGCCAGCTTCCCCCGGCCGCGGGCCAGCGTGTGCCCCAGCTCGCACCCGGCCCAGAGAAACGGCCTCTCAGGAGGTTGTTTCGGATCTTgcag GAAAggaagttcttcaaaggcttctTTGGAAAA tcTGGGAAGAAAGCCGTCAAAGCAGTCCTGTGGGTTTCGGCGGATGGACTCAGAGTCGTAGATGAGAAAACAAAG GATCTTATAGTTGATCAGACAATAGAGAAAGTTTCTTTCTGCGCACCTGACAGGAACTTTGATCGGGCATTCTCATACATCTGTCGAGATGGCACAACGAGACGCTGGATATGCCACTGCTTTATGGCTGTAAAGGACACG GGGGAAAGGTTGAGTCATGCCGTGGGCTGTGCATTTGCAGCTTGCCTGGAGCGAAAGCAGAAGCGAGAGAAGGAGTGTGGAGTGACGGCCACCTTTGATGCCAGCAGAACCACATTCACTAGAGAGGGGTCATTCAGGGTCACTACAGCTACTGAACAAGCGGAGAGAGAGGAAATTATGAGACAGATGCCGGATGCTAAAG CAGTTGAAACAGAAGCGAAAACAGTAGCGCCAGGTGCGGCACCAAACAATACTGCCCCCTCTTCTGGCTCACCAACCTCTCCTActgctgaagctgctgcctctctggATAAAGAAATGAGCAATCCCCATGCTATTCCCCGGAGGCATGCCCCTATAGAACAGCTTGCCAGGCAAGGGTCTTTCAGGGGCTTCCCTGCCCTTAGCCAAAAGATGTCTCCTTTTAAACGCCAGTTGTCTTTGCGAATAAATGAGCTGCCTTCAACAGTGCAAAGGAAGACTGATTTCCCCATGAAAAACTCAG TCCctgaggtggaaggggaaaCAGACAGCATTAGTGCCCTGTGCTCTCAGATCACCAGTGCTTTCAGCACACCATCAGAAGATCCCTTCTCTTCGGCCCCCATGACAAAACCAGTGACAGTAGTCGCACCACAGTCTCCTGCCTTTCAAG GCACTGAATGGAGCAGCACCTCCTCAGGCGCAGCCTCACCAAGTCCTTTCCAAGGAAACCACAGACGTACTCCCTCGGAGGCAGACCGCTGGTTGGAAGAGGTCTCAAAGACTGtcagagcccagcagcagccagccccagccccacagccactcctccagcctcctccagccGCTTCCCAGTCAGCACCAGCCTTCCCAGTCAGCACCTTCATTGCTCCTCAGCCTGTGCCGGTGGGTGTGGTGCCGCCCATGCAGCCACCGTTTATTCCAGCGCAGCCCTACGCCGTAGCAAACGGGATGACCTATGCGGCCCCAAGCGTACCTGTGGTGGGAATCACACCTTCCCAGATGGTGGCCAACGTCTTTGGCACGGCGAGCCACGCTCCCGCAGCCCATCCGCACCAGTCACCCAGTCTTGTCAAACAGCAGACGCTCCCTCAGTACGAAAGCAACAGCGCTACCGCCAGCCCTTTCTTCCACCCGCCTGCGCAGCACAACGGCTCCGCGGCTTTCAACGGCGTTGAGGGTGGGAAATGGGCTGCAGAGGACAAGCATTCGCAGCCCCCTGCCGCTGCGCCGCAGGTAGACCCCTTCGAAGCACAGTGGGCGGCACTGGAGAGCAAGACAAAGCAGCGCACCAACCCCTCGCCAACTAACCCCTTCTCCAGTGATTTACAGAAGACATTTGAGATTGAACTCTAA
- the NUMB gene encoding protein numb homolog isoform X4, whose protein sequence is MNKLRQSFRRKKDVYVPEASRPHQWQTDEEGVRTGKCSFPVKYLGHVEVDESRGMHICEDAVKRLKSSGKKAVKAVLWVSADGLRVVDEKTKDLIVDQTIEKVSFCAPDRNFDRAFSYICRDGTTRRWICHCFMAVKDTGERLSHAVGCAFAACLERKQKREKECGVTATFDASRTTFTREGSFRVTTATEQAEREEIMRQMPDAKVETEAKTVAPGAAPNNTAPSSGSPTSPTAEAAASLDKEMSNPHAIPRRHAPIEQLARQGSFRGFPALSQKMSPFKRQLSLRINELPSTVQRKTDFPMKNSVPEVEGETDSISALCSQITSAFSTPSEDPFSSAPMTKPVTVVAPQSPAFQGTEWSSTSSGAASPSPFQGNHRRTPSEADRWLEEVSKTVRAQQQPAPAPQPLLQPPPAASQSAPAFPVSTFIAPQPVPVGVVPPMQPPFIPAQPYAVANGMTYAAPSVPVVGITPSQMVANVFGTASHAPAAHPHQSPSLVKQQTLPQYESNSATASPFFHPPAQHNGSAAFNGVEGGKWAAEDKHSQPPAAAPQVDPFEAQWAALESKTKQRTNPSPTNPFSSDLQKTFEIEL, encoded by the exons ATGAACAAATTACGGCAAAGCTTTAGGAGAAAGAAAGATGTCTATGTCCCAGAGGCCAGCAGGCCTCATCAGTGGCAGACTGACGAAGAAGGCGTTCGTACTGGCAAGTGCAGCTTTCCTGTTAAG TACCTGGGACATGTCGAGGTGGACGAATCCAGAGGAATGCACATCTGTGAGGACGCTGTGAAGAGACTGAAATCT tcTGGGAAGAAAGCCGTCAAAGCAGTCCTGTGGGTTTCGGCGGATGGACTCAGAGTCGTAGATGAGAAAACAAAG GATCTTATAGTTGATCAGACAATAGAGAAAGTTTCTTTCTGCGCACCTGACAGGAACTTTGATCGGGCATTCTCATACATCTGTCGAGATGGCACAACGAGACGCTGGATATGCCACTGCTTTATGGCTGTAAAGGACACG GGGGAAAGGTTGAGTCATGCCGTGGGCTGTGCATTTGCAGCTTGCCTGGAGCGAAAGCAGAAGCGAGAGAAGGAGTGTGGAGTGACGGCCACCTTTGATGCCAGCAGAACCACATTCACTAGAGAGGGGTCATTCAGGGTCACTACAGCTACTGAACAAGCGGAGAGAGAGGAAATTATGAGACAGATGCCGGATGCTAAAG TTGAAACAGAAGCGAAAACAGTAGCGCCAGGTGCGGCACCAAACAATACTGCCCCCTCTTCTGGCTCACCAACCTCTCCTActgctgaagctgctgcctctctggATAAAGAAATGAGCAATCCCCATGCTATTCCCCGGAGGCATGCCCCTATAGAACAGCTTGCCAGGCAAGGGTCTTTCAGGGGCTTCCCTGCCCTTAGCCAAAAGATGTCTCCTTTTAAACGCCAGTTGTCTTTGCGAATAAATGAGCTGCCTTCAACAGTGCAAAGGAAGACTGATTTCCCCATGAAAAACTCAG TCCctgaggtggaaggggaaaCAGACAGCATTAGTGCCCTGTGCTCTCAGATCACCAGTGCTTTCAGCACACCATCAGAAGATCCCTTCTCTTCGGCCCCCATGACAAAACCAGTGACAGTAGTCGCACCACAGTCTCCTGCCTTTCAAG GCACTGAATGGAGCAGCACCTCCTCAGGCGCAGCCTCACCAAGTCCTTTCCAAGGAAACCACAGACGTACTCCCTCGGAGGCAGACCGCTGGTTGGAAGAGGTCTCAAAGACTGtcagagcccagcagcagccagccccagccccacagccactcctccagcctcctccagccGCTTCCCAGTCAGCACCAGCCTTCCCAGTCAGCACCTTCATTGCTCCTCAGCCTGTGCCGGTGGGTGTGGTGCCGCCCATGCAGCCACCGTTTATTCCAGCGCAGCCCTACGCCGTAGCAAACGGGATGACCTATGCGGCCCCAAGCGTACCTGTGGTGGGAATCACACCTTCCCAGATGGTGGCCAACGTCTTTGGCACGGCGAGCCACGCTCCCGCAGCCCATCCGCACCAGTCACCCAGTCTTGTCAAACAGCAGACGCTCCCTCAGTACGAAAGCAACAGCGCTACCGCCAGCCCTTTCTTCCACCCGCCTGCGCAGCACAACGGCTCCGCGGCTTTCAACGGCGTTGAGGGTGGGAAATGGGCTGCAGAGGACAAGCATTCGCAGCCCCCTGCCGCTGCGCCGCAGGTAGACCCCTTCGAAGCACAGTGGGCGGCACTGGAGAGCAAGACAAAGCAGCGCACCAACCCCTCGCCAACTAACCCCTTCTCCAGTGATTTACAGAAGACATTTGAGATTGAACTCTAA
- the NUMB gene encoding protein numb homolog isoform X3: MNKLRQSFRRKKDVYVPEASRPHQWQTDEEGVRTGKCSFPVKYLGHVEVDESRGMHICEDAVKRLKSSGKKAVKAVLWVSADGLRVVDEKTKDLIVDQTIEKVSFCAPDRNFDRAFSYICRDGTTRRWICHCFMAVKDTGERLSHAVGCAFAACLERKQKREKECGVTATFDASRTTFTREGSFRVTTATEQAEREEIMRQMPDAKAVETEAKTVAPGAAPNNTAPSSGSPTSPTAEAAASLDKEMSNPHAIPRRHAPIEQLARQGSFRGFPALSQKMSPFKRQLSLRINELPSTVQRKTDFPMKNSVPEVEGETDSISALCSQITSAFSTPSEDPFSSAPMTKPVTVVAPQSPAFQGTEWSSTSSGAASPSPFQGNHRRTPSEADRWLEEVSKTVRAQQQPAPAPQPLLQPPPAASQSAPAFPVSTFIAPQPVPVGVVPPMQPPFIPAQPYAVANGMTYAAPSVPVVGITPSQMVANVFGTASHAPAAHPHQSPSLVKQQTLPQYESNSATASPFFHPPAQHNGSAAFNGVEGGKWAAEDKHSQPPAAAPQVDPFEAQWAALESKTKQRTNPSPTNPFSSDLQKTFEIEL, from the exons ATGAACAAATTACGGCAAAGCTTTAGGAGAAAGAAAGATGTCTATGTCCCAGAGGCCAGCAGGCCTCATCAGTGGCAGACTGACGAAGAAGGCGTTCGTACTGGCAAGTGCAGCTTTCCTGTTAAG TACCTGGGACATGTCGAGGTGGACGAATCCAGAGGAATGCACATCTGTGAGGACGCTGTGAAGAGACTGAAATCT tcTGGGAAGAAAGCCGTCAAAGCAGTCCTGTGGGTTTCGGCGGATGGACTCAGAGTCGTAGATGAGAAAACAAAG GATCTTATAGTTGATCAGACAATAGAGAAAGTTTCTTTCTGCGCACCTGACAGGAACTTTGATCGGGCATTCTCATACATCTGTCGAGATGGCACAACGAGACGCTGGATATGCCACTGCTTTATGGCTGTAAAGGACACG GGGGAAAGGTTGAGTCATGCCGTGGGCTGTGCATTTGCAGCTTGCCTGGAGCGAAAGCAGAAGCGAGAGAAGGAGTGTGGAGTGACGGCCACCTTTGATGCCAGCAGAACCACATTCACTAGAGAGGGGTCATTCAGGGTCACTACAGCTACTGAACAAGCGGAGAGAGAGGAAATTATGAGACAGATGCCGGATGCTAAAG CAGTTGAAACAGAAGCGAAAACAGTAGCGCCAGGTGCGGCACCAAACAATACTGCCCCCTCTTCTGGCTCACCAACCTCTCCTActgctgaagctgctgcctctctggATAAAGAAATGAGCAATCCCCATGCTATTCCCCGGAGGCATGCCCCTATAGAACAGCTTGCCAGGCAAGGGTCTTTCAGGGGCTTCCCTGCCCTTAGCCAAAAGATGTCTCCTTTTAAACGCCAGTTGTCTTTGCGAATAAATGAGCTGCCTTCAACAGTGCAAAGGAAGACTGATTTCCCCATGAAAAACTCAG TCCctgaggtggaaggggaaaCAGACAGCATTAGTGCCCTGTGCTCTCAGATCACCAGTGCTTTCAGCACACCATCAGAAGATCCCTTCTCTTCGGCCCCCATGACAAAACCAGTGACAGTAGTCGCACCACAGTCTCCTGCCTTTCAAG GCACTGAATGGAGCAGCACCTCCTCAGGCGCAGCCTCACCAAGTCCTTTCCAAGGAAACCACAGACGTACTCCCTCGGAGGCAGACCGCTGGTTGGAAGAGGTCTCAAAGACTGtcagagcccagcagcagccagccccagccccacagccactcctccagcctcctccagccGCTTCCCAGTCAGCACCAGCCTTCCCAGTCAGCACCTTCATTGCTCCTCAGCCTGTGCCGGTGGGTGTGGTGCCGCCCATGCAGCCACCGTTTATTCCAGCGCAGCCCTACGCCGTAGCAAACGGGATGACCTATGCGGCCCCAAGCGTACCTGTGGTGGGAATCACACCTTCCCAGATGGTGGCCAACGTCTTTGGCACGGCGAGCCACGCTCCCGCAGCCCATCCGCACCAGTCACCCAGTCTTGTCAAACAGCAGACGCTCCCTCAGTACGAAAGCAACAGCGCTACCGCCAGCCCTTTCTTCCACCCGCCTGCGCAGCACAACGGCTCCGCGGCTTTCAACGGCGTTGAGGGTGGGAAATGGGCTGCAGAGGACAAGCATTCGCAGCCCCCTGCCGCTGCGCCGCAGGTAGACCCCTTCGAAGCACAGTGGGCGGCACTGGAGAGCAAGACAAAGCAGCGCACCAACCCCTCGCCAACTAACCCCTTCTCCAGTGATTTACAGAAGACATTTGAGATTGAACTCTAA